A genomic stretch from Sebastes fasciatus isolate fSebFas1 chromosome 23, fSebFas1.pri, whole genome shotgun sequence includes:
- the LOC141762123 gene encoding NXPE family member 3-like codes for MKARACIRKEYGVIFLSLAVFVSIYVLRNMDVLEFPHKVNSTIIVPRVFTDPDKHRHFCTFQPLSREEALEERFLRDSIAWPETPLVSLEHTSDPAHSNFTILPARGGGQWHVGDQLEVMIQMSDFKGRPRKSGGDFLLAKLHNRKLGAGVVGQVVDHLNGSYSAVFSLLWDGDAQVEVTLIHPVEAIPVLNRLNSEQPDRIYFKSLFRSGSVSESSICNVCLRPTQPLCNYTDVRTGEPWFCYKPKSLSCDARVDHAMGSYKQNIKAEEEKLFRSGVNLKVYMRSSGPASVTVLPQKEAQPKVQSSSVTSGPSGFYYQDVWRALGGTTVQQFQFNTAAMIQCLKGKVVHMYGDSTVRQLFEFLNAALPDLKEFDLHSPKKAGPYISLDYANNVLLMSRFHGPPIRIVVVSTSQLRYIANEIDGLIGGTNTVVFFGIWAHFGTFPMEIYIRRLQSIRRSVVRLLDRAPGTLVVIRTGNPEALSLSISLTNSDWHSWQCNKVLRAVFKGLNVHLIDAWEMTLAHHLPHDLHPAPPIIKNMVNVLLSYMCPQKGV; via the exons ATGAAGGCCAGAGCTTGTATAAGAAAGGAGTACGGAgtcatcttcctctctctggctgtctTTGTCTCGATCTATGTGCTACGTAACATGGATGTTCTGGAG tttCCGCATAAAGTGAACTCCACCATCATCGTCCCAAGAGTTTTCACTGACCCTGACAAGCATCGCCACTTCTGCACCTTCCAGCCACTGTCCCGTGAGGAGGCTCTGGAGGAACGCTTCCTACGAGACTCCATTGCTTGGCCTGAAACTCCACTTGTCTCTTTGGAGCACACCAGCGATCCAGCTCACAGCAACTTCACCATTCTCCCAGCGAGGGGAGGAGGACAGTGGCACGTAGGGGATCAGCTGGAGGTTATGATACAGATGTCTGACTTCAAGGGCCGTCCCAGGAAGTCTGGGGGGGACTTCTTACTCGCCAAGCTGCACAACCGGAAGCTTGGTGCAGGTGTGGTTGGGCAAGTAGTGGATCATCTCAATGGGAGTTACTCTGCTGTGTTCTCTTTACTCTGGGATGGAGACGCGCAGGTTGAG GTGACGCTGATTCACCCCGTTGAGGCTATCCCAGTGCTGAACAGGCTGAACAGCGAACAGCCCGACAGGATTTACTTCAAGAGCCTCTTCCGCTCAGGCTCAGTCTCTGAATCTTCCATCTGTAACGTCTGCCTACGTCCAACCCAGCCTCTGTGCAACTACACTGACGTCCGTACAGGCGAGCCTTGGTTCTGCTACAAGCCAAAGAGCCTGAGCTGTGATGCCAGGGTCGACCACGCCATGGGAtcatacaaacaaaacatcaagGCCGAGGAGGAGAAGCTCTTTCGAAG CGGTGTTAACTTGAAAGTCTACATGCGGTCTTCAGGACCTGCCAGTGTCACTGTGTTGCCACAAAAGGAAG CTCAACCAAaggtgcagagcagcagtgtgacATCTGGTCCTTCTGGTTTTTACTACCAGGATGTGTGGCGAGCACTAGGTGGCACCACAGTTCAACAGTTCCAATTCAACACTGCTGCCATGATTCAGTGTCTGAAAGGAAAGGTGGTCCACATGTATGGAGACTCCACCGTCAGGCAGCTGTTTGAATTCCTCAACGCAGCTCTACCAG ATCTGAAGGAGTTTGACCTGCACAGCCCGAAGAAAGCCGGACCTTACATCTCCTTGGACTATGCAAACAATGTCTTGTTGATGTCCCGCTTCCACGGCCCTCCTATCCGTATTGTCGTCGTCTCAACCAGCCAGCTTCGGTACATTGCCAATGAAATAGATGGCTTAATTGGAGGCACCAACACTGTCGTATTTTTTGGCATCTGGGCTCACTTCGGCACTTTCCCGATGGAGATCTACATCCGGAGGCTGCAGAGCATCCGCAGGTCGGTGGTGCGGCTGCTGGACAGGGCTCCAGGCACGCTGGTCGTCATCCGAACCGGGAACCCCGAAGCTCTGTCGCTTTCTATCTCGCTAACCAACAGCGACTGGCACTCGTGGCAGTGTAACAAGGTGCTCAGAGCCGTGTTCAAAGGACTGAATGTTCATCTGATCGATGCCTGGGAGATGACCCTGGCCCACCACCTGCCGCACGACCTTCACCCAGCACCTCCTATTATTAAGAATATGGTTAACGTTCTCTTGTCCTACATGTGCCCTCAAAAGGGTGTatag
- the LOC141762077 gene encoding uncharacterized protein LOC141762077 codes for MDSSVSKGEPSHVPLASLRLLVPPFQLMAASMWQVVKKQDVANYWKVAEFVSLVMDAVPELLMYKHRTQLNLGLRARYILELCRSEQLVEPDFILSHLDRIKPRHPTLVDMKESQEEEVVGNFLELIQTLLKDPEERRDFFSEVFPAEYGPQYDSDLQMLFSEFLCRLAQLLPVPDLEQTVSWLGGECSVLEDCVHSVSEPTDLKSLLQHHKHLGHLEQHVPPSSMGDSILSSLSAAPPSGAAKPTEQPSQSDPLQGLGDDTHTVSFVDDVAVEIIAVTDYAEVELDASTDIEMVMGENCFEGTDAVSEDSLVVLPEETTIEEEEEVGEAGEEAAQEKPVSPNSQTEVNKDDLASSQQKISVGPHDCPDCEKKFKFASSLIAHRVIHTGERPHRCNDCGRCFSFRQSLDRHRHTHKTGRKYNCVICRETFHSLSARTEHKQTHMEDGVYTCLQCDKTFNWELALARHLKTHTDDDHNPNKPTESTKDGQEVVIGDVSEAPEPDCQVQAEDDNDDDDDPENAEAQSSEPPNSEPEGTAPELDGEVISLVKVRTSGRKRKPTMKIQVINLQKRMATKRRKEIPKADPPELKPLPFNCAEHSYGSPVVSAKDGDEISVPDGSSAAFSCPKCSFHHSEEAQVQQHIDKVHSVETEDDELSFQPLADEEGRFSCPDCEKCFKFQSLLKAHQRIHTGEQPFLCSQCGRRFSFKQSLERHKQTHKSGRKYECLICGEFFKSLVAQREHKSTHMENGEYLCSECGRAFAWKSALVRHLKTHGEDADKLEHSYKCPRCDLVFSCVSYLNRHLQTHQEERAHTCNCGKSFAYRAALTAHQRIHQKERPHTCTQCGKGFLYKGGLLSHMKIHSEEMPFMCSFCGKSFKRERNMKKHERCHTRENVFSCSQCDKSFVYKATLIRHELTHSGERPFLCSDCGKGFFSHAELLKHERFHTGHKPFQCPHCGKKFTQSCYLTIHLRYHTGVRPYSCTDCDKSFLSANRLKRHQRTHSGEKPYLCVECGKGFRQSYNLKMHQRTHIMKLK; via the exons ATGGACTCAAGTGTCTCCaaag gtgagcCCTCACATGTTCCTCTGGCGTCGCTGCGCCTCCTGGTCCCGCCTTTCCAGCTGATGGCAGCTTCCATGTGGCAGGTTGTGAAGAAACAAGACGTCGCGAACTACTGGAAAGTGGCAGAGTTTGTCTCTTTGGTGATGGACGCGGTCCCAGAGCTGCTTATGTACAAGCACAGGACGCAACTTAACCTGGGATTAAGAGCCAGG TATATTCTGGAGTTGTGCCGAAGTGAACAGCTTGTGGAACCTGACTTCATCTTGTCTCATTTGGACCGGATTAAACCGCGCCACCCCACCCTGGTAGAT ATGAAAGAATCCCAAGAGGAGGAAGTAGTGGGTAACTTTCTCGAGTTGATCCAGACTCTGCTCAAAGATCCCGAGGAGAGGCGAGACTTTTTCTCG GAGGTCTTCCCTGCTGAGTATGGACCTCAGTACGACAGCGATTTGCAGATGCTGTTTTCAGAGTTCCTCTGTCGGCTGGCTCAGCTGTTGCCAGTTCCTGACCTCGAGCAG ACTGTTTCTTGGCTTGGAGGCGAATGCTCCGTGTTGGAGGATTGTGTGCATTCGGTCTCTGAGCCTACAGACCTGAAAAGTTTGCTCCAGCATCACAAACACCTTGGGCATTTAGAGCAGCACG TTCCACCGTCGAGCATGGGCGACAGCATCCTGTCCTCCCTCTCTGCAGCTCCCCCCAGCGGAGCGGCAAAACCTACAGAACAACCCAGCCAATCGGATCCCCTGCAAGGCCTCGGCGATGACACGCACACGGTATCATTCGTGGACGACGTAGCGGTTGAAATAATCGCGGTGACGGATTACGCAGAGGTCGAATTGGATGCGAGCACCGACATCGAAATGGTAATGGGAGAAAACTGCTTTGAAGGAACAGACGCAGTGTCTGAAGATTCGCTAGTAGTGCTTCCTGAGGAGACAaccatagaagaagaagaagaagtgggcGAAGCAGGTGAAGAAGCAGCACAAGAAAAACCTGTTTCGCCGAACAGTCAAACAGAAGTTAACAAGGACGACTTGGCGTCCTCCCAGCAAAAAATCTCCGTGGGACCTCACGACTGCCCCGACTGCGAGAAGAAATTTAAGTTTGCCTCTTCGCTAATCGCCCACCGGGTCATCCACACCGGCGAGCGCCCCCACCGGTGCAACGACTGCGGCCGCTGCTTTTCCTTCAGGCAGTCCCTCGACAggcacagacacacgcacaaaaCTGGACGCAAGTACAACTGCGTCATCTGTCGGGAGACCTTCCACTCGCTGTCAGCCCGCACAGagcacaagcaaacacacatggAGGACGGTGTTTACACGTGTCTTCAGTGCGACAAGACATTTAACTGGGAGCTGGCACTCGCAAGGCACCTAAAGACTCACACTGATGATGATCACAATCCAAACAAGCCTACAGAGAGCACTAAGGACGGGCAGGAGGTTGTTATAGGTGATGTCAGCGAGGCTCCTGAACCCGACTGCCAGGTGCAGGCAgaagatgataatgatgatgatgatgatccagAGAACGCAGAGGCTCAGAGCAGTGAGCCTCCCAACTCTGAGCCCGAAGGCACGGCCCCTGAACTCGACGGTGAGGTAATTTCCCTGGTGAAGGTCCGCACAAGTGGGCGCAAACGCAAACCGACCATGAAGATCCAGGTGATAAATTTGCAGAAGCGCATGGCCACGAAAAGAAGGAAGGAGATCCCCAAAGCCGACCCTCCAGAGCTGAAGCCTCTGCCTTTCAATTG TGCAGAGCACTCTTATGGGTCGCCCGTGGTCTCAGCGAAGGACGGTGATGAGA TTTCTGTCCCAGATGGCTCATCCGCTGCGTTCTCCTGTCctaagtgctccttccaccacTCAGAAGAAGCACAGGTCCAGCAGCACATTGACAAGGTCCACTCTGTTGAGACCGAGGACGACGAGCTGTCCTTTCAGCCCCTCGCGGATGAAGAGGGACGTTTTAGTTGTCCAGACTGTGAGAAGTGCTTCAAGTTCCAATCCTTACTGAAAGCCCACCAGCGCATCCACACGGGCGAGCAGCCCTTCCTGTGTTCTCAGTGCGGACGGCGGTTCTCCTTCAAGCAGTCACTGGAGAGGCACAAGCAGACGCACAAGTCCGGGCGCAAGTACGAGTGCCTGATCTGCGGCGAGTTCTTCAAGTCCCTGGTGGCTCAGAGGGAGCACAAGAGCACTCACATGGAGAACGGCGAGTACCTGTGCTCGGAGTGCGGCCGGGCGTTCGCCTGGAAGTCGGCGCTGGTGAGACACCTGAAGACCCACGGCGAGGACGCTGACAAGTTGGAGCATTCTTACAAATGCCCTCGCTGTGACCTGGTCTTCAGCTGCGTCAGCTACCTCAACAGGCACCTCCAGACTCACCAAGAAGAACGAGCGCACACCTGCAACTGCGGAAAGAGCTTCGCCTACCGTGCCGCTCTCACCGCACATCAGCGCATCCATCAAAAGGAGCGGCCGCACACGTGCACGCAGTGCGGCAAGGGGTTCCTCTACAAGGGGGGTTTGCTGAGCCACATGAAGATCCACTCGGAGGAGATGCCCTTCATGTGTTCCTTCTGCGGCAAGAGCTTCAAGAGGGAGCGTAACATGAAGAAGCACGAGCGCTGCCACACCAGGGAGAACGTTTTCAGCTGCTCGCAGTGCGACAAGAGTTTCGTCTACAAGGCGACTCTGATCAGACACGAGCTGACTCACTCGGGCGAGAGGCCGTTCCTTTGCTCCGACTGCGGGAAAGGCTTCTTTTCCCACGCCGAGCTCCTGAAGCACGAGCGTTTCCACACGGGCCACAAGCCCTTCCAGTGCCCCCACTGCGGCAAGAAATTCACCCAGTCTTGCTACCTGACCATCCACCTGCGCTACCACACCGGAGTCCGGCCGTACTCCTGCACCGACTGCGACAAGAGCTTCCTCAGTGCCAACCGCCTGAAGAGACACCAGCGAACACATTCAGGGGAAAAACCCTACCTCTGTGTAGAATGTGGGAAGGGATTCAGGCAGTCGTATAATCTCAAAATGCATCAACGGACACATATCATGAAGTTGAAATAG
- the apex1 gene encoding DNA repair nuclease APEX1 produces the protein MKRGKAAEEAAGDGENDTSNASAKKTKKTKEPEAPILYDDPPDKMTSKDGRDANMKITSWNVDGLRAWVKKKGLDWVREEAPDVLCLQETKCAEKSLPADITSMPEYPHKYWANSKEKEGYSGVAMLCKTEPIKVTYGIGKEEHDKEGRVITAEFANFFLVTTYVPNSGRGLVRLDYRKTWDVDFRAYLSELDMQKPLVLCGDLNVAHQEVDLKNPKGNKKNAGFTAEEREGFSQLLESGFTDSFRELYPEQTNAYTFWTYMMNARGKNVGWRLDYFVVSSSLLPGLCDSKIRNKALGSDHCPITLHLAV, from the exons ATGAAGAGAGGCAAGGCGGCAGAGGAGGCggctggagatggagagaatgaCACCAGCAACG CTtctgcaaagaaaacaaagaagacTAAGGAACCAGAGGCCCCGATATTGTACGATGATCCTCCCGACAAAATGACCAGCAAAGACGGACGTGACGCCAACATGAAGATCACCTCCTGGAACGTGGACGGCCTGAGGGCCTGGGTGAAAAAGAAGGGCCTGGAT TGGGTGCGTGAGGAGGCTCCAGATGTTTTGTGCCTGCAAGAGACAAAGTGTGCGGAGAAATCCCTCCCCGCTGACATCACCTCAATGCCTGAgtaccctcacaagtactgggCCAATTCAAAGGAAAAGGAGGGTTACAGCGGTGTGGCCATGCTCTGCAAGACTGAACCCATCAAAGTTACCTATGGCATTG GTAAAGAAGAGCATGACAAGGAGGGCCGCGTCATCACTGCCGAGTTCGCCAACTTCTTCCTGGTGACCACCTACGTGCCAAACTCCGGCCGAGGCCTCGTGCGCCTCGATTACCGCAAAACCTGGGACGTGGACTTCCGGGCGTACCTCAGCGAGCTGGACATGCAGAAGCCCCTGGTGCTGTGCGGCGACCTCAATGTCGCGCACCAGGAGGTCGACCTGAAGAACCCCAAGGGGAACAAGAAAAACGCCGGCTTCACCGCGGAGGAGCGCGAGGGCTTCAGCCAGCTGCTGGAGTCCGGCTTCACCGACAGCTTCCGCGAGCTCTACCCGGAGCAGACCAACGCCTACACCTTCTGGACCTACATGATGAACGCCCGCGGCAAGAACGTGGGCTGGAGGCTCGACTACTTCGTGGTGTCGTCCAGCCTGCTGCCGGGCCTGTGCGACAGCAAGATCCGCAACAAGGCTTTGGGAAGCGACCACTGCCCCATCACTCTGCACCTAGCTGTGTAG